From Sporosarcina sp. Marseille-Q4943, the proteins below share one genomic window:
- a CDS encoding alpha/beta hydrolase translates to MGFHVENKEVVIKSDVLLKGTLTLPSSREGKLPAILILAGSGKLNRDANAEKGKFQFNIYKELAEHLSTIGFATLRYDKRGVGESEGNFEKTGLWDAVTDAANALGFLASHPDIDPHRLIVVGHSEGCIVGTALYAKRPFHGLVLLSGGGGGLRESLDLQRHQLYSELKHAKGLQGFIIRKFNTLDKSEKQAQATYRKLTTSNKDVIRIGGLFKMPAKYYREHFDFDIVEGLQQIACPVLAINGSKDFQSSVEFAKRIPENVKGPSTCIVVENMDHGLKEQLTPLSASTYKKDYIKTIGKPIHADAIKYLDAWLHEWKEGSFQVAGEN, encoded by the coding sequence ATGGGGTTCCATGTCGAGAATAAAGAGGTCGTCATTAAAAGCGATGTTTTATTGAAGGGAACACTGACGTTGCCTTCAAGTAGGGAAGGTAAGCTCCCAGCAATCCTGATACTTGCGGGATCGGGCAAACTGAACCGGGATGCCAACGCGGAAAAAGGGAAATTCCAGTTCAATATATACAAGGAACTGGCTGAGCACCTTTCGACCATTGGGTTTGCAACGCTTCGATATGACAAACGGGGCGTTGGAGAAAGCGAAGGGAACTTTGAAAAGACAGGGCTTTGGGACGCGGTGACGGATGCGGCAAATGCCCTTGGTTTTTTGGCGTCCCATCCTGACATCGATCCGCATCGGCTCATCGTAGTAGGCCATAGTGAGGGATGTATTGTCGGGACTGCATTATACGCGAAGAGGCCGTTTCATGGATTGGTTTTATTGTCCGGCGGTGGCGGGGGGTTGCGTGAAAGTCTGGATCTCCAAAGGCACCAATTATACTCCGAGTTGAAGCATGCGAAAGGTTTGCAAGGGTTCATCATCCGGAAATTCAATACGTTGGATAAAAGCGAAAAACAGGCACAAGCAACGTACCGGAAATTAACGACGTCAAATAAGGATGTCATCCGGATTGGCGGTTTATTTAAGATGCCCGCAAAATATTACCGCGAACATTTCGATTTTGATATTGTCGAGGGCTTACAACAAATCGCATGTCCTGTGTTGGCGATTAATGGCTCAAAGGATTTCCAATCAAGCGTTGAATTCGCGAAAAGGATTCCTGAAAACGTAAAAGGACCGTCGACATGCATCGTTGTCGAAAATATGGATCATGGATTGAAAGAACAGCTGACACCACTTTCCGCTTCTACATATAAGAAGGATTACATCAAGACGATCGGCAAACCGATCCATGCAGATGCAATCAAGTATCTTGATGCGTGGTTGCATGAGTGGAAGGAAGGGTCTTTCCAAGTTGCTGGGGAAAATTAA